DNA sequence from the Methanolobus sp. ZRKC5 genome:
ATTTCAAAAAAGATTTCGACGCTGAGGAAGAGATTCGAACTCTTGCAGCGCGTTAGCACTACCGGTTTTCAAGACCGGCGCCGTAGTCCACTTGGCTACCTCAGCATGTCGGATGGTTTCTAAATAACAACTTCAGATATAAGGTTTTTGATTCAAAATCGATATTTGACGGTAATTCGTCTTGATTTTGTGAATTTATGTAATTGTTGTGGAGGTGATATATAAAAGTGAAGTAAAAAGAGGAAGATTATTCCTCTGTAGCTTCAGCTTCTTCTTCTGCAGGAGCTTCTGGCTCTTCTGCGACTTCCTCTACCTCAGCTGTTGGAGGAACATATGGGTGTTTCTCAACATATTCAAGGTTAGGGATTCCGAGCTTGTCAATAAGTTCGCTTGCGATGGTCATCTTTGAAACCATCCATCTCTGGTTGAATCCAAGCTCTATAGGAGTAAATACTCTGATAACCTCATCAGTTACTTCTACCTCGATCTCAGGCATACCGGTGTAGAGTGAAAGAAGGCCCTGTGCTTTAGCGATCCTGTCCTCGATCTTCTCTTCGATGGTGTATTCGTATTCTACTTCCTTACCTGCAAGAGCATGGTTGAGGTCTACACGTACTCTGCGGCCAATGATCTGTGAAATGACACCACGCTTTCCGTTAACTTCAACAGGCATTCCCTGGTATGGTCTCTGATCCTTGAACTGCTCGGTGAGCTTTGTAATGGAAACAGTCTCTACAAGTGCAGGGTTGTGTGGACCGAATGCCTTCTCAGGAGCTATGGTAATAGAACCGGAATATCCTACATCCTTGCCTTCAAAATCCTCATCGAGACCTTTGATGGTGTGGCCGGAGCCTACAATAACAATATCCCCGCCGTAAGCACCGCGTGGATTAAAGATACCATGGTCTTTTGCAAGCTGTTCATCGGTTGTGTCAAAGATCTGTCCTTCATTGAACTTACCGGTATAGTTTATTTTTATGAAATCGCCTTTCTCAATTGCCAAATCGATCAACTCAATATTAGTTATTAGATTAATAGTTAGATCTATGAATGAGATCTATGAATGAAATTACCTGCTCGCTATACTCATATGTCTTTAAGAATCTTTTGCCAGCAAAATAAAAAAGAAGAAGGAAAATAGCGAATAATGATCAGAAAGTCTCATCTACAACAATACCCTGGACAAAATCCCTGGCATCATCGTCAAGAAGTGTTATCGATGACTTTGACTCCAGTATCTCATCAAAACCGAAGAACATATTCTCAAAAGGGACTCTGGTATCATGCCAATCCATCTTCCTGCTGTGGCTCAGGACACCTTTGCCTTCCCGATACTTGTAATTATCCCGAACCCTGCCAACTGCCACCTGTTTGTCGCACATCAGAGGAA
Encoded proteins:
- a CDS encoding peptidylprolyl isomerase; this encodes MAIEKGDFIKINYTGKFNEGQIFDTTDEQLAKDHGIFNPRGAYGGDIVIVGSGHTIKGLDEDFEGKDVGYSGSITIAPEKAFGPHNPALVETVSITKLTEQFKDQRPYQGMPVEVNGKRGVISQIIGRRVRVDLNHALAGKEVEYEYTIEEKIEDRIAKAQGLLSLYTGMPEIEVEVTDEVIRVFTPIELGFNQRWMVSKMTIASELIDKLGIPNLEYVEKHPYVPPTAEVEEVAEEPEAPAEEEAEATEE